The Aminithiophilus ramosus genome contains a region encoding:
- a CDS encoding V-type ATP synthase subunit E → MREQEGGKVGALRDLLLDRADSQKEALVHSAEAEAEAWKKAEEARLEQQVALIVDEAQARAQDIRRRQLAAMERERSLERIRLQNLLLDEGVRRLEEALVALSSRPDFDDILFGLALEAISSLPGADSLVLRPGPKEKPHVAGLMRRLSEALPSIRFEASPEAAPILGGLWIETSDGRRRVPADWHSKAGELRERLAEALLAAH, encoded by the coding sequence ATGAGAGAACAGGAAGGCGGCAAGGTCGGGGCCCTTAGGGATCTTCTCCTCGACAGGGCCGACTCGCAGAAGGAGGCCCTGGTCCACTCGGCCGAGGCCGAGGCCGAGGCCTGGAAAAAGGCCGAGGAGGCTCGCCTCGAACAGCAGGTGGCCCTGATCGTCGACGAGGCCCAGGCCAGGGCACAGGACATCCGCCGCCGTCAGCTGGCGGCCATGGAGAGGGAGCGCTCCCTCGAGCGCATCCGCCTTCAGAACCTCCTCCTCGACGAGGGCGTGCGCCGCCTCGAGGAGGCCCTCGTCGCCCTTTCCTCGCGGCCCGATTTCGACGACATCCTTTTCGGTCTGGCCCTCGAGGCCATCTCCTCTCTGCCCGGGGCCGACTCCCTCGTCCTTCGCCCCGGTCCCAAGGAGAAGCCCCATGTGGCCGGCCTTATGAGGCGGCTTTCCGAGGCTCTGCCGTCGATTCGTTTCGAGGCCTCTCCGGAGGCCGCCCCCATCCTGGGCGGCCTCTGGATCGAGACGTCCGACGGGCGGAGACGTGTTCCGGCCGATTGGCACTCCAAGGCCGGAGAGCTGCGGGAACGCCTGGCCGAAGCGCTCCTGGCGGCTCACTAA
- a CDS encoding V-type ATP synthase subunit F, whose amino-acid sequence MKALLISDSQEALAGFRLAGVEGRLVDRERIASVVDEALDDKELALLIFTEEAASWVAATIGELRLEGGLPLVVEVPGPEGSLRGHDFMDRFLGNALGVKA is encoded by the coding sequence TTGAAGGCCCTTCTGATCAGCGACAGCCAGGAGGCCCTGGCCGGGTTCCGTCTGGCCGGCGTCGAGGGACGCCTCGTCGACAGGGAGAGGATCGCCTCCGTCGTCGACGAGGCCCTGGACGACAAGGAGCTGGCCCTTCTGATTTTCACCGAGGAGGCTGCCTCCTGGGTCGCCGCCACGATAGGAGAGCTCCGGCTTGAGGGAGGACTTCCCCTCGTCGTCGAGGTTCCCGGGCCGGAAGGCTCCCTGCGGGGCCACGATTTCATGGATCGTTTCTTGGGCAATGCCCTGGGGGTGAAAGCCTGA
- a CDS encoding ATP synthase subunit C, which yields MTGLALLVVVSFSTVFVGFRLRRRFPSSPRKVLAAAVTAGGVAMAAALVTTLLEAPALASTGVASASSGLGFIGASLATGMACLGAGIAVAMVGAAALGTVAEKPELLGTTLIYLGLAEGIAIYGVIVSLLILGKL from the coding sequence ATGACCGGTTTGGCTCTGCTTGTCGTCGTCTCTTTTTCCACGGTCTTCGTCGGTTTTCGCCTGCGTCGCCGTTTCCCGTCGTCGCCGAGGAAGGTCCTCGCCGCCGCCGTGACGGCAGGCGGTGTCGCCATGGCGGCGGCCCTGGTGACGACTCTGCTCGAGGCGCCCGCCCTGGCCTCGACGGGAGTCGCCTCCGCCTCGTCGGGACTGGGGTTCATCGGGGCGAGCCTGGCCACGGGAATGGCCTGCCTCGGCGCCGGCATCGCCGTCGCCATGGTCGGTGCCGCCGCCCTGGGCACCGTGGCCGAGAAGCCCGAACTTCTGGGCACGACGCTCATCTACCTGGGGCTGGCCGAGGGCATCGCCATTTACGGCGTCATCGTCTCTCTGCTGATCCTGGGAAAACTCTGA
- a CDS encoding V-type ATP synthase subunit I has protein sequence MALLKMKALSLIGPLEEVEGMARHLLLKGAFQPLPLGLCVSDASLRAGLSTVRENPYEEPLEQLEAVWRLARREIPEARPLSVDVELTPSRAKSLVDQVAGKLTLWHRRSQELTDSMETLEAGCIFLEALARLRRDPRDLSEARHLSVLFGRIDEDNWQRLRESSRDAPLILLDLALRGRQRWILAVTVPGYLEGAQRLLDSLLFKVYPLDDLPGGSASEALARLRRRQSHHKRAVEGLRTAVQTYLDSHEEELAALHSRLHSGQRIWEICREGGQMGRLHLVSGWLPADELPQLREEMARRAPRTVLVAADPEPEQIERGLVPSMLKNLPLVRAFQDIVALYSLPSYGERDPSFVVAVTFCLFFGFMFGDVGHGALLALGAWWLTRRGTLSRGLGAVVQLAGVVSALFGFLYGSVMGKEDLIEPLWLSPMHDTSSLIAASLVTGVVCLSVAMILGLQESWKERDWGEFLLGERGVAGLLLYWSAVLLGVSALTGWGGDAVFGPLLSVTVTLAVLFLLAGIVPLPGRKGKKRGSAAVEGFSRFHHLFSFLSNTASFVRLAAFALNHAGLSMAVFLLADQAAALPGGLILRWLLLVLGNLLIVLLEGLIVFIQTLRLEYYELFGKFFRGGGRPFRPVPWGRPAASLYRYEKLKKGVSS, from the coding sequence ATGGCCCTCCTGAAAATGAAGGCCCTTTCCCTCATCGGTCCCCTCGAAGAGGTGGAAGGAATGGCGCGTCACCTGCTCCTGAAAGGGGCCTTTCAGCCCCTTCCCCTGGGGCTCTGCGTCTCCGACGCCTCGCTTCGGGCGGGCCTCTCCACGGTGCGGGAGAATCCCTACGAGGAGCCCCTGGAACAGCTGGAAGCGGTCTGGCGCCTGGCCCGACGGGAGATCCCCGAGGCCCGTCCCCTTTCCGTCGACGTCGAGTTGACGCCCTCCCGGGCCAAGTCTCTCGTCGATCAGGTCGCCGGAAAGCTGACCCTGTGGCATCGCCGCTCGCAGGAACTGACCGATTCGATGGAGACTCTCGAGGCGGGGTGCATCTTCCTCGAGGCCCTGGCCCGCCTGCGCCGCGATCCCCGCGATCTTTCCGAGGCCCGCCATCTCTCCGTCCTCTTCGGGCGCATCGACGAGGACAACTGGCAGAGGCTCCGCGAGTCCTCCCGCGATGCCCCTCTGATTCTCCTCGATCTGGCCCTTCGCGGGCGCCAGCGCTGGATCCTTGCCGTGACCGTTCCGGGCTATCTCGAGGGGGCCCAGAGGCTTCTCGATTCCCTGCTTTTCAAGGTCTATCCCCTCGACGATCTGCCCGGCGGAAGCGCCTCAGAGGCTCTGGCCCGGCTCCGCCGCCGCCAGTCCCACCACAAAAGGGCCGTCGAAGGTCTCCGGACGGCCGTTCAGACCTATCTCGACAGCCACGAGGAGGAGCTGGCCGCCCTTCATTCACGGCTCCATTCGGGCCAGAGAATCTGGGAGATCTGCCGCGAGGGAGGGCAGATGGGACGACTCCACCTCGTCTCGGGCTGGCTTCCCGCCGACGAGCTGCCCCAGCTGAGGGAGGAGATGGCCCGGAGGGCTCCGCGGACGGTCCTCGTCGCCGCCGATCCCGAGCCGGAACAGATCGAGCGCGGCCTCGTGCCGTCGATGCTGAAGAATCTCCCTCTCGTCCGGGCCTTTCAGGATATCGTCGCCCTCTACAGTCTCCCCTCCTACGGCGAGAGAGACCCCTCCTTCGTCGTCGCCGTCACCTTCTGCCTCTTTTTCGGGTTCATGTTCGGCGACGTCGGCCATGGCGCCCTGCTGGCCCTGGGGGCCTGGTGGCTGACGCGCAGGGGAACGCTCTCCCGGGGGCTCGGCGCCGTCGTACAGCTGGCGGGCGTCGTCTCCGCCCTCTTCGGCTTTCTCTACGGCAGCGTCATGGGGAAGGAGGACCTGATCGAACCCCTCTGGCTGTCGCCGATGCACGATACGTCCTCCCTTATCGCCGCCTCTCTCGTCACCGGCGTCGTCTGCCTGTCCGTCGCCATGATCCTGGGGCTTCAGGAGAGCTGGAAGGAGAGGGATTGGGGCGAATTTCTCCTGGGCGAGCGAGGGGTGGCCGGACTCCTTCTCTACTGGTCGGCCGTCCTTCTCGGCGTCTCGGCTCTGACGGGATGGGGCGGAGATGCGGTTTTCGGTCCCCTCCTTTCGGTGACGGTAACCCTTGCCGTCCTCTTCCTCCTGGCCGGAATCGTTCCTCTGCCGGGACGGAAAGGGAAAAAAAGAGGGAGCGCCGCCGTCGAGGGCTTCAGCCGATTTCATCACCTCTTTTCCTTCCTGAGCAACACGGCCTCCTTCGTCCGCCTGGCCGCCTTCGCCCTCAATCACGCCGGGCTCTCCATGGCCGTTTTCCTGCTGGCGGACCAGGCGGCAGCCCTGCCCGGAGGGCTGATCCTCCGGTGGCTGCTCCTCGTCCTGGGCAATCTGCTCATCGTCCTCCTCGAGGGACTCATCGTCTTCATCCAGACCCTGCGCCTCGAATACTACGAGCTGTTCGGCAAATTTTTCCGCGGCGGAGGGCGTCCTTTCCGCCCCGTTCCCTGGGGGCGACCAGCGGCTTCGCTCTACCGCTACGAGAAATTGAAGAAAGGGGTTTCATCATGA
- a CDS encoding V0D/AC39 family V-type ATPase subunit: MVLSPDLGGRLCAGGRARASTLLDDAFFWRLLDCDSVEEIAFALAGSEPYAPFFEGLEPKGLARAQVEEVVSVVPFLEAERFFVHFRGPSLRLLQTFRDRWVMEFLKRLLRRLRAGHVDRAYLKRLVDRFPRTPYPLPSLVEATSFLEVARLLAATPLGPKAAAMVAQLDDAATGLFPVEMSLDRRLFSLTLAACRALGGSVGRQLADLFGTEADLANLSWIRRGRRYYAMDGAELMGALMPGGRRIGRRELNALVQAPSEEELWRKLQSGPYGDVFPDDEAREELSLERAKQRRLREEALRVYRRGLPGLQSVVALLFLRRFEAFDLVTLVEDVRYGFDRRQGALFLCRPLIPGGEIRWPS, translated from the coding sequence GTGGTCCTCTCTCCTGATCTGGGCGGTCGACTCTGCGCCGGCGGCCGTGCCCGGGCCTCGACGCTGCTCGACGACGCCTTTTTCTGGAGGCTTCTCGACTGCGACTCCGTCGAGGAGATCGCCTTCGCCCTGGCAGGAAGCGAGCCCTATGCCCCCTTTTTCGAGGGCCTGGAGCCGAAGGGGTTGGCTCGGGCCCAGGTGGAGGAGGTCGTCTCCGTCGTCCCCTTTCTCGAGGCGGAACGGTTTTTCGTCCATTTCAGGGGGCCTTCCCTGCGCCTCCTTCAGACCTTTCGCGACCGCTGGGTGATGGAGTTTCTCAAGCGCCTTCTTCGCCGTCTCCGCGCCGGTCACGTCGACAGGGCCTATCTGAAGCGCCTCGTCGACCGTTTTCCCCGCACGCCCTATCCTCTGCCGAGCCTCGTCGAGGCCACGTCCTTTCTGGAGGTGGCCCGTCTTCTGGCCGCCACGCCTCTCGGGCCCAAGGCGGCAGCCATGGTGGCCCAGCTCGACGATGCCGCGACAGGGCTTTTCCCCGTCGAGATGTCTCTGGACCGGCGTCTCTTTTCTCTGACCCTCGCGGCCTGCCGGGCCCTGGGCGGCTCCGTCGGAAGGCAGCTGGCCGACCTTTTCGGCACCGAGGCCGACCTGGCCAATCTCTCCTGGATCCGGCGCGGTCGGCGCTACTACGCCATGGACGGCGCCGAGCTGATGGGGGCTCTCATGCCCGGAGGACGCCGCATCGGGCGGAGGGAGTTGAACGCCCTCGTCCAGGCGCCCTCGGAGGAGGAGCTCTGGCGGAAGCTCCAGTCGGGGCCCTACGGCGACGTCTTCCCCGACGACGAGGCCCGCGAGGAGCTGTCGCTGGAGAGGGCCAAGCAGCGGCGTCTGCGGGAGGAGGCCCTCCGCGTCTACCGAAGGGGGCTGCCGGGCCTGCAGAGCGTCGTGGCCCTGCTTTTTCTCCGGCGCTTCGAGGCCTTCGACCTCGTCACCCTCGTCGAAGATGTCCGTTACGGTTTTGACCGACGGCAGGGAGCCCTTTTCCTCTGCCGACCCCTCATCCCCGGAGGTGAAATCCGATGGCCCTCCTGA
- a CDS encoding V-type ATP synthase subunit D has translation MKIKAAPTRGNYMRLARSRRLAGRGRDLLEQKRRILMMELTRQRERARGLLEEAARLFSQAYRDLQRANLAQGIDVVEELAEAVPLEEGITVRLRSVLGVEVPEVDAIEVRPRPVYSFWATSGALDRAGRSFREALALTARLAEMESGLFRLAGQVRKTNRRVNSLEKVALPALDRALRGIAEALEEGEREDFVRMKRVQSLSSR, from the coding sequence GTGAAAATTAAGGCCGCGCCGACTCGGGGCAATTACATGAGACTTGCCCGCTCCCGCCGCCTCGCCGGGCGGGGACGGGATCTGCTGGAGCAGAAGCGGCGGATCCTCATGATGGAGCTGACCCGCCAGAGGGAGAGGGCGAGGGGGCTCCTCGAAGAGGCGGCACGCCTCTTCTCCCAGGCCTACAGAGATCTTCAGCGGGCCAATCTGGCCCAGGGGATCGACGTCGTCGAGGAGTTGGCCGAGGCGGTGCCCCTCGAGGAGGGCATCACCGTCCGTCTCCGCTCCGTCCTCGGAGTGGAAGTCCCCGAGGTCGACGCCATCGAGGTCCGGCCCCGGCCCGTCTACTCCTTCTGGGCCACCTCGGGCGCCCTGGACAGGGCGGGAAGGTCCTTCCGGGAGGCCCTGGCCCTCACGGCGCGATTGGCCGAGATGGAGAGCGGCCTTTTCCGGCTGGCCGGCCAGGTCCGCAAGACGAACCGTCGCGTCAACTCCCTCGAGAAGGTGGCCCTTCCCGCCCTGGATCGGGCCCTGCGGGGAATCGCCGAGGCCTTGGAGGAGGGGGAGCGGGAGGACTTCGTTCGCATGAAGCGGGTGCAATCCCTTTCGTCACGGTAG
- a CDS encoding DMT family transporter produces MTPLKGELPFLASSSARGRFLPGKFNLSPRTYRRGPFFRRGASRHRAPPEAPAREGEIARGHALLRYNGDSHPAFFQKGALSLTPIGIVLALTTALCWAIVPLIYRRNMGDLSFPEVNAIRSFGFVGAMVLLVLFQGTGMPPALRGPHFLLLLAATLLGNVFGDVLYLSSIAKIGVGRAVAITSTYPLVVTVLSALWLGERITLPIAVGTVSVVAGLNLLRKGNDADRGHLPEAKRGFLLALATALCWGLSIPVTRWLLLETDLSSTDLNFWRSLVFFPSVWALWLLRCRLGYHRPERILALRGRSWLALNGAGALALALGGTLLALALQQAPASVVTPITASSPLISTLLAISFLGETSTRRQWVGIALVVVGSAVISF; encoded by the coding sequence GTGACGCCCCTCAAGGGCGAACTCCCTTTTCTCGCCTCGTCATCGGCCCGCGGGCGATTCTTACCGGGTAAATTCAACCTCTCGCCCCGGACATATAGAAGGGGCCCCTTTTTCAGAAGAGGCGCCTCGCGTCACAGGGCGCCGCCGGAGGCTCCGGCTCGGGAGGGCGAGATTGCGAGAGGTCACGCCCTCCTCCGCTATAATGGAGACTCCCATCCCGCGTTTTTTCAGAAAGGAGCGCTTTCCCTGACCCCCATCGGCATCGTTCTGGCCCTGACGACGGCCCTCTGCTGGGCCATCGTTCCCCTCATCTACCGCCGCAACATGGGCGATCTTTCCTTTCCCGAAGTCAACGCCATCCGCTCCTTCGGCTTCGTCGGGGCGATGGTCCTCCTCGTCCTCTTTCAGGGAACGGGGATGCCGCCCGCTCTGCGGGGCCCCCACTTCCTCCTCCTCCTGGCCGCGACCCTTCTTGGCAACGTCTTCGGCGACGTCCTCTACCTCTCGTCCATCGCCAAGATCGGCGTCGGCCGGGCCGTGGCCATCACCAGCACCTACCCCCTCGTCGTCACCGTCCTGTCGGCGCTCTGGCTGGGCGAACGGATCACCCTTCCCATCGCCGTCGGAACGGTCTCGGTCGTCGCGGGCCTCAACCTCCTCCGCAAGGGCAACGACGCCGACAGAGGCCATCTCCCCGAGGCGAAACGGGGCTTCCTTCTGGCCCTCGCGACCGCTCTCTGCTGGGGGCTCTCCATCCCCGTCACGCGGTGGCTCCTCCTCGAGACGGATCTGTCGTCGACGGACCTCAACTTCTGGAGATCTCTCGTCTTTTTCCCCTCCGTCTGGGCCCTCTGGCTCCTCCGCTGTCGTCTGGGCTATCACCGGCCCGAGCGGATCCTGGCCCTCAGGGGCCGCTCCTGGCTGGCCCTCAACGGCGCCGGGGCCCTCGCCCTCGCCCTGGGGGGCACTCTGCTGGCCCTGGCCCTCCAGCAGGCTCCCGCCTCGGTGGTGACGCCCATCACCGCCTCGAGCCCGCTGATTTCGACCCTTCTGGCCATTTCCTTCCTGGGCGAAACGTCGACGCGGCGACAGTGGGTCGGCATCGCCCTCGTCGTCGTCGGATCGGCCGTCATCAGCTTCTGA
- a CDS encoding nitroreductase family protein → MDFADLLVHRRSVRRYSPDPVARERVDICLDAARMAPSACNGQPWFFHVVDGPLRPSLAEAMNSGLYGKGLNAFVAEAPVLIAVETLRRERLAPWLAGMVRRLRYETIDVAIAVDHFTLQAAELGLGTCWIGWFNERAVKNVLGLPRRSHIDVMITLGWPADPAPSGRKKRKPLDAVRDYDSPS, encoded by the coding sequence TTGGACTTCGCCGACCTTCTCGTCCACCGCAGAAGCGTTCGCCGCTACAGCCCCGACCCCGTGGCCCGGGAGCGGGTCGACATCTGTCTCGATGCCGCCCGGATGGCCCCGAGCGCCTGCAACGGCCAGCCCTGGTTCTTTCACGTCGTCGACGGTCCCCTCCGTCCGTCCCTGGCCGAGGCGATGAATTCCGGCCTCTACGGCAAGGGGCTCAACGCCTTCGTCGCCGAGGCTCCCGTCCTCATCGCCGTCGAAACCCTCCGGCGCGAGCGTCTGGCCCCCTGGCTGGCGGGAATGGTCCGCCGCCTTCGCTACGAGACGATCGACGTGGCCATCGCCGTCGACCACTTCACCCTCCAGGCCGCCGAGCTGGGCCTCGGAACGTGCTGGATCGGCTGGTTCAACGAAAGGGCCGTCAAAAACGTGCTGGGCCTTCCCCGCCGATCCCATATCGACGTCATGATCACCCTCGGCTGGCCCGCCGATCCCGCCCCGTCGGGACGCAAGAAAAGGAAACCCCTCGACGCCGTCAGAGACTACGACAGTCCCTCCTGA
- a CDS encoding ferritin family protein, whose product MEKIRDIKKALFYAIHAEMEANEFYRAWADESDIPHIKKELHELAQWEAGHRDALCAHYEKTFGEAFSRDPALFVEPALQVQADEFRNSYALLRIASTAYLSEMRAAEFYEQLEEASSGEAREMFRELKEMERNHMATAKRRYIEMREAIVGFRAF is encoded by the coding sequence ATGGAGAAAATCAGGGACATCAAGAAGGCCCTTTTCTACGCCATCCATGCCGAAATGGAGGCCAACGAGTTCTACCGGGCCTGGGCCGACGAGAGCGACATCCCCCACATCAAGAAGGAGCTCCATGAACTGGCCCAATGGGAGGCCGGCCACCGCGACGCCCTCTGTGCCCACTACGAGAAGACCTTCGGCGAGGCCTTTTCGCGCGATCCGGCCCTTTTCGTCGAACCGGCCCTCCAGGTCCAGGCCGACGAATTCCGCAACAGCTACGCCCTCCTGCGCATCGCCTCGACGGCCTACCTCTCGGAGATGAGGGCCGCCGAGTTCTACGAGCAGCTGGAAGAGGCCAGCTCGGGCGAGGCCCGGGAGATGTTCCGCGAGCTGAAGGAGATGGAAAGGAACCACATGGCGACGGCGAAGAGACGCTATATCGAGATGCGAGAGGCCATCGTCGGCTTCCGGGCCTTCTGA
- a CDS encoding alanyl-tRNA editing protein, with protein MILRIASVLSRSGKGAEVLLDPNPFRPSGGGQPSDRGRLEAEDFEAAVVDVRLVDGLAVTELRIGRGEPREGAVLRALPDEAWRSLLTRMHSGEHILSKVLEGLREGLRITKTHIGDKESSVTIAYDGEIGWELLFEAEKRARDVIAENRTVTVHELSAEEARAFPGLKANWERIGDDVVRVVEIDGFDANACCGSHVASTAEVGDLFVTAYNGSAPDWTVTFTVEGSLRDLYGQVMRRLLRGVGCPVDRIEGVYEKLRAEKEGLARDLDRARQNLSLSWTTEECGAFRLHFVELPGWTADLVSPAVKKQVESDGRALVVVLCPGPEGRGPFVVARGSDVSFDLRAFLKGHPELGARGGGASAWVSGVATAPWPLWRRALGL; from the coding sequence ATGATCCTTCGCATCGCTTCCGTCCTCTCCCGCAGCGGGAAGGGGGCCGAGGTCCTTCTCGATCCCAACCCCTTCCGCCCCTCCGGAGGAGGCCAGCCCTCCGACAGAGGCCGTCTCGAGGCCGAAGACTTCGAGGCCGCCGTCGTCGACGTGCGCCTCGTCGACGGCCTGGCCGTGACGGAACTCCGGATCGGGCGGGGAGAGCCCCGAGAGGGCGCGGTCCTCCGTGCCCTTCCCGACGAGGCCTGGAGGAGCCTGCTGACGCGGATGCACAGCGGCGAGCACATCCTCTCGAAGGTCCTGGAGGGCCTCCGGGAAGGGCTGCGCATCACCAAGACCCACATCGGCGACAAAGAGAGCTCCGTCACGATCGCCTATGACGGCGAGATCGGCTGGGAGCTGCTCTTCGAGGCGGAAAAAAGGGCCCGCGACGTCATCGCCGAGAACCGGACCGTCACCGTCCACGAGCTTTCCGCCGAGGAGGCCCGGGCCTTCCCGGGCCTGAAGGCCAACTGGGAGCGCATCGGCGACGACGTCGTCCGCGTCGTCGAGATCGACGGTTTCGACGCCAACGCCTGCTGCGGCTCCCACGTGGCCTCCACGGCCGAGGTGGGCGACCTCTTCGTGACGGCCTACAACGGATCGGCGCCGGACTGGACGGTGACCTTCACCGTCGAGGGCTCCCTCCGTGACCTCTACGGCCAGGTCATGAGACGTCTTCTTCGCGGCGTGGGTTGCCCCGTCGACCGGATCGAGGGCGTCTACGAGAAGCTGAGGGCCGAAAAGGAGGGGCTGGCCAGGGACCTCGACAGGGCTCGCCAGAACCTGAGCCTCTCCTGGACGACGGAGGAATGTGGCGCCTTCCGTCTTCACTTCGTCGAGCTTCCCGGCTGGACGGCCGATCTGGTCTCGCCTGCCGTGAAAAAACAGGTCGAAAGCGACGGCAGAGCCCTCGTCGTCGTCCTCTGTCCCGGACCGGAGGGGCGAGGCCCCTTCGTCGTCGCCAGAGGCTCCGACGTCTCCTTCGATCTTCGGGCCTTTCTCAAGGGCCATCCCGAGCTGGGCGCCCGAGGCGGAGGCGCTTCGGCCTGGGTCTCGGGCGTCGCGACGGCGCCGTGGCCCCTCTGGCGCCGTGCCCTGGGACTCTGA
- a CDS encoding VOC family protein → MAFLAHVGLLVRDLDRSRRFYVDVLGCRERRSVDRPGTRLLFLESGSSLIELVEKAGRPYPEVSCPTIHLAFQVDSVADEIARLKVLGLSLDSEEPIPFGGKSIFFFSGPDGERIELCEPLE, encoded by the coding sequence ATGGCCTTTCTTGCCCATGTGGGGCTTCTCGTGCGCGATCTCGACCGTTCGCGCCGTTTCTACGTCGACGTTCTCGGCTGCCGCGAGAGAAGAAGCGTGGACAGGCCGGGAACGCGGCTCCTCTTCCTCGAAAGCGGTTCCTCCCTCATCGAGCTCGTGGAGAAGGCCGGCCGTCCCTACCCGGAGGTGTCCTGCCCGACGATCCATCTGGCCTTTCAGGTCGACAGCGTCGCCGACGAGATCGCCCGGCTGAAGGTTCTGGGCCTTTCCCTCGATTCGGAGGAGCCCATCCCCTTCGGAGGCAAGTCCATCTTCTTCTTCTCCGGGCCCGACGGCGAGAGGATCGAGCTCTGCGAGCCCCTGGAGTAG